A part of Neodiprion pinetum isolate iyNeoPine1 chromosome 4, iyNeoPine1.2, whole genome shotgun sequence genomic DNA contains:
- the LOC124216356 gene encoding protein THEM6-like encodes MVCLFYNILAIVAAMYSLFDVNYFVRLLFTTLWRRIIPRKKKRFSEDIRTYGFCTTNDVDFFMTHMNNARFLRELDFSRIDFYHRTGLYEGVVSRKATVLQGATTVRYRKPLPIFAFYQVTTRLVYCDDKAIYLEHKFITLSDNFVRAIAISKQNITGLEVTVSELISIVDPESLQLEAPEDLKHWLEYINASSEKLKKSD; translated from the exons ATGGTGTGTCTATTTTATAACATCCTTGCCATTGTGGCAGCGATGTACAGCCTCTTTGATGTCAACTACTTTGTTCGCCTCTTATTCACAACTCTCTGGAGAAGGATCATAccgagaaagaagaaaaggttctCTGAAGATATTCGTACTTACG GATTTTGCACTACCAACGACGTGGATTTCTTCATGACGCACATGAACAATGCACGATTTCTGAGGGAGCTGGATTTTTCTCGGATCGACTTTTACCACCGAACAGGGCTATACGAAGGTGTCGTCTCAAGGAAGGCTACCGTTCTTCAAGGCGCAACGACCGTCAGATACCGAAAGCCATTGCCGATTTTCGCATTCTACCAAGTTACGACAAGG TTGGTGTATTGCGACGATAAAGCAATCTATCTGGAGCACAAATTTATCACCCTTTCGGACAACTTCGTACGGGCAATAGCAATCAGCAAGCAAAATATAACAGGTCTGGAAGTAACCGTTTCGGAACTTATAAGCATCGTTGATCCGGAGTCGCTTCAGCTGGAAGCACCGGAAGATTTGAAACATTGGCTGGAATACATCAACGCTTCTTCggagaaactgaaaaaatccGATTAg
- the LOC124216357 gene encoding protein THEM6 — protein MFCYCTVAIVAILYMLFDVNYFLRIAFTLSWGRLFQKKKKLFEETTIHGICTTQDVDLFFRNMNIARYVRELDFARFHYYDRSGVYGAIHAKGGSAVQSAASVRYRRALPIFTPYKVTTKLIYWDDKNFYLEQQLISLPDNFIRTIVLSKQSVTGLKIPVSEIIAKVEEGAKRPELSKDLRLWLESMEESSQKLKKQN, from the exons ATGTTCTGCTACTGCACCGTAGCCATAGTTGCAATTCTGTATATGCTTTTTGACGTCAATTACTTTCTGAGAATAGCGTTCACTCTCAGTTGGGGAAGgctttttcaaaaaaagaagaaattgttCGAAGAGACGACTATTCACG GCATATGCACGACCCAGGATGTAGACCTCTTCTTCAGAAACATGAATATCGCAAGGTACGTCAGAGAACTGGACTTCGCCCGGTTCCACTACTACGACAGGTCTGGAGTATACGGTGCGATCCATGCCAAAGGCGGAAGCGCGGTTCAAAGTGCCGCATCTGTACGTTACAGAAGAGCACTTCCAATATTTACTCCGTACAAGGTCACCACAAAG ttaatTTACTGGGACGATAAGAATTTCTACCTAGAGCAGCAGTTGATCAGTTTGCCCGACAATTTCATCCGCACGATCGTTTTAAGCAAGCAAAGTGTAACCGGTCTTAAAATCCCAGTATCGGAAATCATCGCCAAAGTCGAAGAGGGAGCAAAGAGGCCGGAACTATCGAAAGATTTAAGACTGTGGCTGGAATCGATGGAGGAATCCTcgcaaaaattgaagaaacagAATTAA